In Podarcis raffonei isolate rPodRaf1 chromosome 8, rPodRaf1.pri, whole genome shotgun sequence, the genomic window AGGTTGTAAAGGTAGCTATTATTAGGAAAAGAATTAGTATTATTCCTTCAAGGCAAATTAAAATAGACATGAAGTGGGTTCGGTGAATGGATAGGCCTAGGAGACCAAGTAGAAATGTAATTTTTAATAGGAAGAGGATTATTGACATGTTGGGGGTTCTAATAGTATTAGAATTTATTAAGTCGAAATTAATTGTCTTAGTTAGACTAACCTCCATATTCAGCCCAATCTAAACCACCTTGGGATCACTCATAAATTAGGCCGCCAGTTAGAAGTGTAATAATTGTAGAGGTTCATATTATGGTTGTTATGGGTTGTGAAAGGTTAATTGCTCATGGGGTAGGGAGTAGAAGAGCAATTTCTAGATCGAAGAGGAGAAATAGAATAGCCACTAGAAAAAATCGGATGGAGAAAGGGAGTCGTGCTGATCCTAAAGGGTCAAATCCGCACTCGTAGGGGGAAAGTTTTTCTATATCTGGTATTATTTGTGGTAATCAAAAGCTTACTAGTATTAAGATAGTAGAGATTAGTGTGGCAAAAATTAATATTAGCGTAAGACTCATTACTTTTTCCCAGATTTGGCTGGGGTTGGATGATTGGAAGTCACCTATATTAGCTATATTAAAAAAGTAAGAGCCTCATCAGTAGATTGATACATATAGGAATAGTCATACAACATCTACAAAGTGCCAGTATCAGGCGGCTGCTTCAAACCCGAAGTGATGGTTTGTTGTAAAGTGAAATATGGATTGTCGAATGAGGCAGACAATGAGAAATGTAGATCCAATAATTACATGGAGGCCGTGGAAGCCGGTGGCCACAAAGAAGGTTGCACCGTAGACACTGTCTGAGATAGTAAACGATGTTTCGTGGTATTCGCTGGCCTGTAAAACTGTAAAGTATAGGCCTAGTAAGATTGTTAGTGATAATGCTTGAATGGCATCAATTCGTTTTCCTTCTATTAGGGCATGATGGGCTCATGTTACTGTTACCCCGGAGGCAAGCAAGACAGCTGTGTTTAGTAATGGGACTTCAAAGGCGTTTAAGGGGTGAATTCCTGTTGGTGGTCATTGGCCTCCAAGTTCAGGGGTAGGGGCGAGGCTTGAGTGGTAGAAGGCTCAGAAAAACCCAACAAAAAATAATACTTCTGAGGTGATGAATAAAATTATCCCGTATCGTAGACCTTTTTGTACTGGTATTGTATGGTGTCCTTGGTACGTGCCTTCGCGAATAATGTCTCGTCATCATTGATGTATTGTTAAAAGTATAATGATAAAGCCAAgataaattaaatttatattattGAAGTGAAATCATGCTGCAAGACCAGATGTTAGTAAGAGGGCTGCAATGGCTCCTGTTAGGGGTCATGGACTGGGGTCGACTATATGGAATGGGTGTGCTTGGTGAGTCATTAGATGTTTTCTTGTAGGTAGAGTGTTAGAAGTAGCACGAAAACGTATGCTTGAATTAAGGCGACAGCTATTTCTAAGCAGGTTAATAAAATTAATGTAATAAGAGTTATTGATGCAGTTAAGGTTATACTGTTTATAAGGGCCAATACAGCTGTCGAGGTAAGTTGAATTAGTAAATGTCCGGCTGTTAGGTTAGCTGTTAGACGCACGCCTAGTGCGATAGGACGAATAAGTAAGCTGGCTGTTTCGATTATTACTAATATGGGAATTAGTGGTGTTGGTGTGCCTTCTGGGAGAAGGTGACCTAGTGAAGTTGTTGGTTGGTTTCGTAAGCCAATTAATACAGTTATTAATCAGGTTGGGACGGCAAGAGCTATATTTATTGAAAGTTGAGTGGTTGGGGTAAAAGTGTAGGGTAATAATCCTAAGGTGTTAAATAATGTGAGTATTAGTAAAAGTGCTATGAAAGTACTTGCTCATTTATGTCCTGCAGTACTAATAGGTAATATTATTTGTTTTGTGGCAGTAATGATGAGTGAGGATTGGATAGTTGAGTAACGGTTTTGGATAAGGCGATTGGTCGAAAATCAAATGGTTAGTGGAAAAAACAAAGCTGGGATAATTAGTGGAATTCCTAATATGTTAGGAATAGCAAATTGGTCAAAAAAACTTAGGGCCATGGTCAGGTTCAGTagtggttattgggttgttttttataTTGGGGAGCTGAGAGATGGGCATTGGTATTAGTAATTTTTGTAAGAAATATAATTAGGGTTGTTCACACTAGTACAAATATTATGAATCAAGGGGCAGGGTTAAGTTGAGGCATGTCACTAAGGGAAAGTTGTTTCCCTCTCTAGCTTAAAAGGCTAGTGCTGTAAGTTAGCTTCTTAGTGATGAAGAGATTATTATTTTAGATCATGCTTCGAAGTATTTTAGGGGTGTTGACTCCACAACAATTGGTATGAAGCTATGATTTGATCCGCAAATCTCTGAGCATTGGCCATAAAATAGACCGGGGTGGGATGTAATTAAGGTAGTTTGGTTTAATCGACCTGGGACTGCATCTGTTTTGATGCCAAGTGCTGGGACAGCTCATGAATGTAGAACATCTTCTGCTGAGATTAAGATTCGAATTGGGGATTCCATAGGAATTACAACTCGATGGTCTACTTCTAATAGGCGAAAATTTCCTGGATTTAGGTCACATGTTGGAACCATGTAAGAGTCAAATAGCAGATTTTCGTAGTCTGTGTATTCATAGCTTCAATATCATTGGTGGCCAATAGCTTTAATGGTTAGGTGGGGGTTGTTAATTTTGTCTATTAGATAAAGAATTTGGAGGGATGGAAGTGCAATTAGAATAAGGATAATTGCAGGGAGGATCGTTCAAATTATTTCAACTTCTTGGGCATCTATTGTGTTGGTGTGTGTAAGTTTTGTTGATAATATTAAGCTAATaatatatagtaaaggtaaaggtaaaggtacccctgcccgtacgggccagtcttgccagactctagggttgtgcgcccatctcacttaagaggccgggggccagcgctgtccgcagacacttccgggtcacgtggccagcgtgacaagctgcatctggcgagccagcgcagcacacggaacgccgtttaccttcccgctggtaagcggtccctatttatctacttgcacccgaaggtgctttcaaactgctaggttggcaggcgctgggaccgaacgacgggagcgcaccccgctgcggggattcgaaccgccgacctttcgatcgtcaagtcctaggcgctgaggctttaacccacagcgccacccgcgtcccaataataTATAGTACTAGGGcactaattaaaaaaacaattattaaTGCGTGATCGTGAAAATGAAGGAGCTCTTCTATGATTGGGGAGGCTGCATTTTGGAAGCCTAGTTGTGCTGGGTGTGCCACTAAGGTTCACAGGTCTTGTAGTCTGTAATTTAACACTGACAGAGTTATGTAATTATTTTACTAGAACCTTATAAGGGGAGAAACATAAGAGGATGTGTGACTGGCTTGAAACTGGTTAGAGGTGGTTCAAGTCCCCCCTCCCTTGAGGTTTGTACATAGGTTGATTCTTCGTATGTGTGGTATGGTGGAGGGCAGCCGTGAAGTCACTCTAGGTTTGTGTTTGTTAATTCAAGAGTGAGGACTTCACGTTTAGCTGCTAGAGCTTCTcagataataaatattattatgatgACAGCTGTAAGGGAGATTAAGGAGCCAATTGATGAAATAGTGTTTCAAAGAGTATATGCGTCTGGGTAGTCAGAGTAGCGTCGAGGTATGCCGGCTAGTCCAAGGAAATGTTGCGGGAAAAATGTTATGTTAACTCCAGTAAATATTACGCCAAATTGAACTTTTGTTCATGAATGGTGTAAGGTATAGCCTGTAAAGAGGGGAAATCAGTGGACAAATCCACCTATAATTGCAAATACAGCGCCTATTGACAGAACGTAATGGAAGTGAGCAACTACGTAGTAAGTATCATGAAGAACGATGTCTAGTGAGGAGTTAGCTAAAATAATCCCTGTAAGACCCCCCACTGTAAATAGAAAGATAAATCCTAAAGCTCATAATATAGCGGCATCTCATTTAATTGTTCCGCCATGAAGCGTTGCAAGTCAGCTAAAAACTTTTACTCCGGTGGGGATGGCAATAATTATTGTAGCTGAGGTGAAGTAAGCTCGGGTGTCAACATCTATTCCCACTGTAAATATATGGTGGGCCCATACGATAAAGCCTAAGAAGCCAATTGATATTATGGCTCACACCATTCCCATATAGCCAAAGGGTTCTTTTTTGCCTGCATAATATGTGACAATGTGGGAGATTATACCAAAACCAGGAAGAATCAGAATATATACTTCTGGGTGACCAAAGAACCAAAATAAATGTTGATAAAGAATGGGATCTCCTCCGCCAGCCGGGTCAAAAAAGGATGTATTTAAGTTTCGATCTGTTAATAGTATGGTGATGCCAGCAGCTAAgacaggaagagaaagaagaagaagtactgCTGTAATTAAGACAGACCAAACAAATAGGGGGGTTTGATACTGTGCTATATTAGGGGGTTTTATATTGATACAGGTAGTAATAAAGTTAATTGCACCTAGAATAGAGGAAACTCCGGCTAAATGGAGCGAAAAGATCGTTAAATCTACTGAGGCTCCTGCGTGGGCCATGTTTCCGGCTAACGGTGGGTAGACAGTTCAACCGGTGCCGGCACCCGCTTCGATGCCTGAAGATGATAGGAGTAAAAGCAGTGACGGTGGTAATAGTCAGAAGCTTATGTTGTTTATTCGTGGAAATGCCTGCCCAGTGACTCTTTAAACGGCCGCGGTATCCTAACCGTGCAAAGGTAGCATAATCACTTgtcccctaaataaataaaaataataaaaatagatgGGTCTCTGGCCTGGTCCAGAAAGTTGTTCTTCTATGTCCTTGTGCCTTGCCAATGACgctctcttttcctctccctcttgcCCAACAGTGAGCGTGGTCGATTTCTGTGGCCAGACCCTGCACGGGGATGGGATGGTGTTGACGTCCCACCGAGACTCCCGCCGTTACTACTTTGTAGTGGCCAGCACCGACTGCCAGCTGACCATGCAAGCGGCAACCCCCAAAGACAAGGTCCAGTTCCAGTTCCGCTTCTTCCTGGTGTACAGCATGGTGCGCTCGCCTTCCAGCACGCTGGCCAGCAGGGCCAGCAACGACCACCCCACTCTGGCCCTTCCCAAGTCCAGGAGGGAACGGGAGACCCCTGACCCTTGCACAGCAGGCTCCTACGTTCAATTCTACGATGGCCAAAACCACACCGCCAAGCCCCTGGGAATGCCGCTGTGCGGGAAGAACATCCCAAGGCCCGTCATCTCCACCAGCAACTTCCTCACCTTGAGACTCGTGACTCGGGGCCAGCAACCTCGTGTTGACTTTGTCGGTGACTTCACCTCCATTCGAACTGGTAAGGCGGGAAGCTGCTCCAAATGAGCAGAGCAATGCCACTCtatcttattttaattttattttattgcatttatattccacctcttctccaaggagctcaaggtggtgtatgccTCCTCATTTAACCCTCCCAATCCTGGAAGGCAGGTGAGcctgagaggcagcaactgggcTCCAAGGTCACCCTGGGAGTTTCATGTTGCCCAGTGGGGGGATTTGAAAtcctgggtcctagtccaacactgtaaCCCTAAGGGTAAGGTGCAGGTGATGTGGACCACTGGGCTGCTGTCAGGGAaactggcgctgtggtctaaaccactgagcctcttgggcttgctggtcagaaggtcagcagttcaaatcccagcgacggagtgagctcccgttgctctgtccctgctcctgccaacctagcagttcgaaagcacaccagtgcaagtagataaataggtaccactgtggcaggaaggtaaacagcatttctgagcACTCTGGTTCTCGTCACGGTGTTGTtgtgccaaaagtggtttagtcctgctggccacatgacccagaaagctgtctgtagaccaacgctggctgcctcggcctgaaagcgagaagagtgccacaaccccgtagtcacctttgactggacttaaccatccaggggtcctttaccttttaaaaaatttcaATGCTGGTGTTAAATGCATTTTAACTATTGTTTTAAGCTAGTTTGGGAGGTATATTCTAGGCAGTGCTTTTTATCTAGGGATACTCAAAGGTACGCTGTACCAGCACCTCATTGTAACAACTTCGTGGTGAGTACTGGCcgctttttttctataaaaaaccactgattacagtggtatctcgggttacatacgcttcaggttacagactctgctaacccagaaatagtacctcgagttaagaatgagatgagaacagaaattgggtggtggcggcgcggcagcagcaggaggccccattagctaaagtggtgctttaggttaagaacagtttcaggttaagaacggacctccagaacgaattaaggacataaccagaggtaccactgtataggtacaTTAAACCACAAGAACAGCAAAATCTGCCTTTCCCTCCCCTTGCAGGCTTGAACGCTTCGGCCTGCAGCACAGAGTCGTATTTTCCCTGCCACAATGGCAAGTGCATCCCTCCCAGCCTAGTCTGCGATGGCGGCAGCGTCGATAACTGTGGGGATGGTACAGACCAGGCTGCCCAGGCCCCGGCCTGGTGCAAAGGTTGGTGGCTGTAGAAGGAagagggtgtgtgtatgtgctgttataagtaaataaaaacctgctccttttcccttatggggtacccaagagcccatatagagtccttttgcaGGTTCTCtctcggtaggagaaaataacagaggccaaccagagaatattgagaagcaaagcagctggtaagcctgatctttattaactgttgcaacagggtgctcccccacacgcaggagagaggaggaggaccccgaaccatgcgcgcaagcccttatatagacattttaaattgccctccctggagtccaagaccacccccagaaacatcatacctacatcacagaaaaggcggtctacaacagaaatctgagtgcattgtttttatcatctctgccaggttacctgttaatggtcacttgactggattacctggggagcctggccattcttttgttatgataactactgggctcacaccctattcatatcttaaaagtgcccttaagacaggatttgagagcaaagagacaatggggagatttcccattttgaccttgcagagaaatatttgaggtcaatttgttctgGACTTTTTctatggggtttcagacatgtggtttatatacacagttatgaacatttattttatatatttatgaccttaaaattcttgtAACAGTGCCATTCCTTGCTCATGATCACTTTAAAAAATGGGTGAGAAAGTGAGGCTGCAGCGGCCCCTTAAGTTGTTAGGAAAGGGAGTGTAGCCttatgtagccttatgaggctttgccctcgggtgggaaaaatattgcgcccgggaaagggaaaatgggagtcaacagacactcaaacaatagtttcggagaaaaggctttatttctaccatccatgaactggtagaaggagcaagtgtgataactctcaaaaagcatgcacgagttcacagtcatttgcacagagtatatattccccttctagttccctcccctttctcctccctcaggagtcctgcccatgagatcctctgagcatgaacagaaagctcccctgtcttgggactcttttggactcttagcacccttcccaggaaaggggaatgagagcggttcagcatgtccaagaaGTTGCAACTAGAATGAATAAAAGTCAGTTCTCAGGCCTGCTCTGACAGAGtctattcattagctttttgaagccTTCTCGTGCTGATAAAAGTAATAGTTTTGCCTTGCAACAGCAGAGCAAATGAGCAGATgcttagctgctgagaaaatgattttgaaaagctttgagaagctttgagcctgctttgggggggggtgacttcgggcctaggtggggtcacctgtccgCACCTTCCTTCAGGAGGAGGCTACGCCCCTCTGCTTTGGTTTCTCCGTGGCAGCACAGAGGCCACTACTGTTTTTGACTCTTTCTCCTTTTCAACTCCAGGCTCACCCACGCTCCTGCCGCCCTTGAATAATGCCGATGCCTCTTCTGCAGTTAACGCCCTGCCAAGTCAGGTGACCTGCGCAGGACCCCAGGAAAGCCAGCTCCTGCCCCCAGGCACTGCCACCTGGGACAAAACAGGTACAGCAGCACCATTGCTGGCAGGAATGAGGTCTTGTAATAACTTGGTtgttgtgtatctgaagaagtgtgcatgcacacgaaagctcataccaagaactaacttagttggtctttaaggtgctactggaaagaaattttttttttttgttttgttttggttgtttATAGTGTGCCATTTGGGAACTCCCTGACTATTTATACTAAGCAGGTGGctatcactgtactcttttcagctaAATACACAGTTCTGTCTTACCTACGAAAGGCGATTCCATGTTGTTTGGCACAACAGCAACTCTTCAGCTCGCCCACTCACTCTAACCCCCATCCATGTCTCCAGGTGCATACAGCAGAAAAACAGCCTCATTCAAAGCATTTGAGGGTAACTCCCAGATCATCCCTTATCTCCAGAGTGATAGTCAGATTATCTGTTATCAATCACCAAGTCAGCAGGAGCTAACAGGAAGACAGCCAAACCGCCATTCATCTCCCCTGGaaatctgctaaaaacattttttaaaaatgcttttcaggtctacatttcactaattttacaatcattctaccatttcaaagcttgacttccttctttctctttctgaggttccttaaatttagttttaatatcttctgcatatccaaattaacttaatttgcccatttattcatctactttaaatatatactgtaaTAAAACTGCAGGTTTTAACAATAACCATGCAAACGTTCTTATCTGTAAATGTTCAATAaactatttccattcttttataaaaagtttgtattcttgatttctcattcttccggcaagttttgccatttctgcatattccataagattttgcatccattcttcctttgctgggacttctgcttgttttccattttggggcgagtaacattcttgccgctgtagtcgcatacatga contains:
- the LDLRAD2 gene encoding low-density lipoprotein receptor class A domain-containing protein 2 isoform X2; translated protein: MPGLPKETKMSKPAHRGALQAWGKWLLLLNAAVPAVSTMQTVSVVDFCGQTLHGDGMVLTSHRDSRRYYFVVASTDCQLTMQAATPKDKVQFQFRFFLVYSMVRSPSSTLASRASNDHPTLALPKSRRERETPDPCTAGSYVQFYDGQNHTAKPLGMPLCGKNIPRPVISTSNFLTLRLVTRGQQPRVDFVGDFTSIRTGSPTLLPPLNNADASSAVNALPSQVTCAGPQESQLLPPGTATWDKTDKRKPILASLAAILGAAFVFWCCWNPGWFIWRMGACRYLPGCNSVCAACHLCPRSCTHRKPPKVTPHGSTEPPV
- the LDLRAD2 gene encoding low-density lipoprotein receptor class A domain-containing protein 2 isoform X1; translated protein: MPGLPKETKMSKPAHRGALQAWGKWLLLLNAAVPAVSTMQTVSVVDFCGQTLHGDGMVLTSHRDSRRYYFVVASTDCQLTMQAATPKDKVQFQFRFFLVYSMVRSPSSTLASRASNDHPTLALPKSRRERETPDPCTAGSYVQFYDGQNHTAKPLGMPLCGKNIPRPVISTSNFLTLRLVTRGQQPRVDFVGDFTSIRTGLNASACSTESYFPCHNGKCIPPSLVCDGGSVDNCGDGTDQAAQAPAWCKGSPTLLPPLNNADASSAVNALPSQVTCAGPQESQLLPPGTATWDKTDKRKPILASLAAILGAAFVFWCCWNPGWFIWRMGACRYLPGCNSVCAACHLCPRSCTHRKPPKVTPHGSTEPPV